The following coding sequences lie in one Arachis ipaensis cultivar K30076 chromosome B03, Araip1.1, whole genome shotgun sequence genomic window:
- the LOC107633257 gene encoding uncharacterized protein LOC107633257, which yields MLVAYEGFRNSLAITIHYNILFFFHLELMDGISVPEVKVAAKYHAEHIIVICSSPDDHSTVLQAGRLLQQYVIDNYVKIETGKLRWVRTRQKKLRAELYQGLQDTLHTSETNAENVGRKRTILPSSFIGSRRDMTQRYEDGMAIVLKEGKSDIFFTMTCNSSWTEITSELNPVQTPQDRPDLTTKIFRAKFEQLKEDVITKGVLGKVKSYIYVTKFQKRGLPHVHMLLILEKNDKLIDPEHYDSLIRAEIPSKEVEPHLHDAVLKHMIHGPCGTLDQSSPCMKNGQCKRNYPKEFAAETRSGDDSYPQYRRRFDTPV from the exons ATGCTGGTAGCCTACGAAGGATTCAGGAATTCGTTGGCTATTACGATTCACTACAATATCCTCTTCTTTTTCCATTTGGAACTCATGGATGGGATATCAGTACCCGAAGTCAAAGTGGCGGCAAAGTATCATGCCGAACATATAATAGTTATATGCTCCAG CCCCGATGATCATTCTACCGTATTGCAAGCAGGGCGACTACTACAACAATATGTTATTGATAACTATGTGAAAATTGAAACCGGAAAGTTAAGATGGGTTCGAACTAGACAGAAGAAATTACGGGCTGAATTATACCAAGGTTTACAAGATACTTTGCACACAAGTGAAACCAATGCAG AAAatgttggaagaaaaagaacaataTTACCATCGTCGTTTATTGGTAGCCGTCGCGACATGACCCAACGATATGAAGATGGAATGGCGATTGTTCTTAAAGAGGGCAAGTCAGATATTTTTTTCACAATGACATGCAATTCATCTTGGACTGAAATAACTTCAGAACTCAACCCAGTTCAAACTCCACAAGATCGTCCAGATCTAACAACAAAAATTTTTCGAGCCAAATTTGAACAGCTGAAAGAGGATGTAATTACTAAGGGTGTCTTGGGAAAGGTGAAGAGCTATATTTATGTCACTAAGTTTCAAAAAAGAGGGTTGCCACATGTACATATGTTACTAATCTTAGAAAAAAATGACAAGTTAATTGACCCGGAACATTATGATAGTTTGATACGTGCAGAGATACCATCTAAAGAAGTAGAACCACACCTACATGATGCGGTGCTAAAACATATGATTCATGGTCCTTGCGGTACACTTGATCAATCTTCACCCTGCATGAAAAATGGCCAATGTAAACGCAACTACCCAAAAGAGTTCGCAGCAGAAACACGAAGTGGTGACGACTCATATCCGCAATATAGGCGACGATTCGACACTCCAGTATAG